One part of the Bacteroidota bacterium genome encodes these proteins:
- a CDS encoding undecaprenyl/decaprenyl-phosphate alpha-N-acetylglucosaminyl 1-phosphate transferase yields MLNITFACITAFLITFMAIPSIIRVSVIKSLFDEPTERKAHKSSIPTLGGLAIFAGVAFAYTFWSAGLNTGSTQYIVAAIIVMFFIGIKDDIVELTAHKKLYGQLFAAIIIVFFADIRITSMCGVFGIYQIPYWVSSVITIFTILTIINAYNLIDGIDGLAGGVGAIAAFTFGLWFYNYGQIALCILAFSLFSSLLAFLVYNFSPANIFMGDTGSLVVGLILSVLCINFVELSFESLPYAFPFRSSPAMAIAILIIPLADTLRIFIIRLLNGRSPFHADRNHIHHQLLDLGLTHREAALTLYLVNIGFIVIALALRNISSLKLLYILTIMGVAFSILPYYLKVWKAKPASIKVAE; encoded by the coding sequence ATGTTGAACATAACATTTGCCTGTATTACAGCTTTCCTGATCACCTTTATGGCGATACCGTCAATTATTCGGGTATCGGTAATTAAAAGTTTGTTTGATGAACCCACAGAAAGGAAAGCGCATAAGTCAAGTATTCCTACGCTTGGTGGTTTGGCCATCTTTGCGGGAGTTGCATTTGCCTATACGTTTTGGTCAGCCGGGTTGAACACAGGATCCACTCAGTACATTGTTGCTGCAATTATTGTGATGTTCTTCATAGGGATAAAAGATGATATCGTTGAATTAACCGCTCATAAGAAACTGTACGGACAATTATTTGCTGCTATCATCATTGTGTTTTTTGCAGATATCAGAATCACCAGCATGTGTGGTGTATTTGGTATTTATCAGATTCCGTATTGGGTAAGTAGTGTTATTACTATTTTTACCATACTTACTATTATTAATGCGTATAATCTTATTGATGGTATAGATGGACTTGCCGGTGGAGTAGGAGCTATTGCTGCCTTTACTTTCGGCTTATGGTTTTACAACTATGGACAAATTGCCCTCTGCATACTTGCCTTTTCTCTTTTCAGTTCATTGCTGGCCTTCCTTGTTTACAATTTCTCTCCTGCCAATATATTTATGGGGGATACCGGATCGTTGGTTGTCGGGTTAATTCTTTCTGTGCTTTGCATCAATTTTGTTGAGCTCAGTTTTGAATCATTGCCCTATGCGTTTCCGTTCCGTTCTAGTCCGGCGATGGCCATAGCCATCCTTATCATTCCGCTGGCAGATACCTTAAGAATATTTATCATCCGACTGTTAAATGGTCGATCACCCTTTCATGCCGACAGGAACCATATCCATCATCAGTTACTTGATTTAGGATTAACGCATCGTGAAGCAGCTTTGACACTCTATTTGGTAAACATTGGATTTATTGTAATAGCATTAGCTCTTAGAAATATTTCGAGTCTGAAGCTTCTTTATATTCTGACTATTATGGGTGTAGCTTTCAGTATTTTACCTTATTATTTAAAGGTATGGAAGGCGAAACCGGCTTCTATTAAAGTGGCAGAATAA
- the mnmD gene encoding tRNA (5-methylaminomethyl-2-thiouridine)(34)-methyltransferase MnmD — protein sequence MENQITSDSSASVLTELNDYYHSCHGAMAESRNIFIQAGLKEAFLRFGLKLNILEVGFGTGLNALLTYQEAGKHQMDIWYTAIELHPVSPDLINYPMYAKASGFPEHENVLQRMHELPFNVAGEITPTFVLEKRFIDIREFSDNPYRYHLVYYDAFAPEVQPEMWTKEIFYRIHATMAPKGILVTSSTEKLVQRSLKSAGFSVEIIDMLPGNRQMLRAIRN from the coding sequence ATGGAGAATCAAATTACCTCTGATAGCTCTGCATCGGTTTTGACGGAGTTGAATGATTATTACCATTCATGCCACGGTGCGATGGCTGAGTCTCGAAATATCTTTATTCAAGCCGGACTCAAAGAAGCGTTCCTCCGTTTCGGATTAAAACTGAATATTCTTGAAGTTGGATTTGGTACCGGACTTAATGCATTGCTCACTTATCAGGAAGCCGGAAAACATCAAATGGACATCTGGTACACGGCTATCGAATTGCATCCGGTTTCGCCTGATCTGATAAATTATCCCATGTATGCGAAGGCAAGCGGATTTCCGGAGCATGAAAATGTATTGCAACGCATGCATGAACTTCCTTTTAATGTAGCAGGGGAGATAACTCCAACTTTCGTTCTTGAAAAACGTTTCATTGATATTCGGGAGTTTTCGGATAACCCCTACCGTTATCATCTGGTCTATTATGATGCCTTTGCCCCCGAAGTACAACCTGAAATGTGGACCAAAGAAATTTTTTACCGCATTCATGCCACAATGGCTCCCAAGGGAATTCTCGTTACAAGTTCAACAGAAAAGTTGGTGCAACGAAGTCTGAAATCAGCAGGGTTCTCTGTTGAAATAATCGATATGCTCCCGGGCAACCGACAAATGCTCAGAGCAATCAGGAATTGA
- the xth gene encoding exodeoxyribonuclease III, producing the protein MANRKIITYNVNGIRAALSKGWMEWLRTVNPDIVLLQEIKAEPGQLDLPVFDNDGYFNYWHPAEKKGYSGVAIFSKQEPDHVEIGSGNPEIDKEGRIIRADFGKTSVMSVYVPSGSSGEHRQEYKMEWLKWFEDYIATLKKKKSKLIIGGDINICHRPIDIHNPVSNAKSSGFLPEEREWMEQFFKSGFIDTFRYYNQEPHQYTWWSFRFNARAKNLGWRIDYLMATKNLEKNLQRCVILPEAKHSDHCPVLLEVEM; encoded by the coding sequence ATGGCAAACAGAAAAATAATCACCTACAATGTAAACGGCATTCGAGCTGCGCTCAGCAAGGGCTGGATGGAATGGCTGCGGACAGTTAACCCCGATATCGTCTTGTTGCAGGAAATCAAAGCGGAACCCGGACAACTCGATCTTCCTGTTTTCGACAATGACGGTTACTTTAATTACTGGCATCCTGCGGAGAAAAAGGGATACAGTGGAGTGGCCATCTTCAGCAAGCAAGAGCCGGATCATGTGGAAATTGGTTCAGGAAATCCCGAAATTGATAAAGAAGGAAGAATCATCAGAGCGGATTTCGGGAAAACATCAGTGATGAGTGTCTATGTGCCTTCGGGGTCCAGCGGCGAACACCGGCAAGAGTATAAAATGGAATGGCTGAAATGGTTTGAAGATTATATCGCTACCTTAAAGAAAAAGAAAAGTAAACTCATCATAGGAGGCGACATCAACATTTGCCATAGACCCATTGACATTCATAATCCGGTCAGCAATGCGAAGTCTTCCGGTTTCCTGCCCGAAGAGCGAGAGTGGATGGAGCAATTTTTTAAGAGCGGATTCATTGATACTTTTCGTTATTATAATCAGGAGCCACATCAATATACGTGGTGGAGTTTCCGGTTCAATGCACGCGCAAAAAATTTAGGCTGGCGCATCGACTACCTGATGGCCACAAAAAATCTTGAAAAAAATTTGCAGCGATGTGTCATCTTGCCAGAGGCCAAACATTCGGATCATTGTCCGGTGTTGCTGGAGGTGGAGATGTAG
- a CDS encoding LysM peptidoglycan-binding domain-containing protein, whose translation MKITTRLLLLIFISILSFTSVNAQDNREISSPNVTEEVYDPISALLDSLVTLTHVVRYNQQDANCFDPNAVVPGSVPTFSDEVYAQRISEILSPIPMSYNEHVKGFIDLYAVRKRGLTQRAMGLSNLYFPMFEEILDREGLPLEFKYLSVVESALNPIAVSRVGATGIWQFMYNTGIMYDLKVNSYTDERRDPLKATFAACQYFKDMYKIYEDWLLVIAAYNCGAGNVNKAIKRSGGKKNFWEIMHYLPAETRSYVPAFIAVAYVMNYSREHNLYPVSPAYSYFEVDTITVSNAINFKVLSNTLDLPVDVISFLNPIYKKNIIPDVGSDYILRLPTNKMAIFMSSQESIMAQSLPPARPVMPVYAGRRSSRDAADEGSTAYETITKRVKKVHTVRRGENLGVIAGKYDMSVQQVKKMNRLKSSTLRSGQKLSVYAYVKTKVPVKSAPAVEVAVKKDTDAHDSANVNRAINGEESADQQSQAQVSADTDDNERVVETSPRYIYHVVQPGDTLWNIAKRYEGVTVEMIKDINNLNNATLKLGTKLKVIVNS comes from the coding sequence ATGAAAATTACGACCCGTCTCCTTCTGTTAATATTCATATCCATATTAAGTTTTACTTCGGTAAATGCTCAGGATAATCGTGAAATTAGTAGTCCTAACGTCACAGAAGAAGTATATGATCCCATCTCAGCATTGCTGGACAGTCTGGTGACTTTAACGCATGTTGTGAGATATAACCAACAGGATGCCAATTGTTTTGATCCTAATGCGGTGGTACCCGGCTCTGTTCCAACCTTTTCTGACGAAGTCTATGCTCAACGGATTTCAGAAATTCTGTCTCCAATTCCCATGTCTTATAATGAACATGTGAAGGGCTTTATTGATTTATATGCTGTCAGAAAGAGAGGGTTGACGCAAAGAGCTATGGGATTATCGAATCTTTACTTTCCCATGTTTGAAGAAATTCTGGATAGAGAGGGATTGCCCCTGGAGTTTAAGTACTTGTCAGTGGTGGAGTCGGCATTAAATCCAATTGCTGTTTCCCGTGTTGGTGCTACAGGGATTTGGCAATTCATGTATAATACCGGTATAATGTATGATTTGAAGGTCAATAGTTATACCGATGAGCGGAGAGATCCCTTGAAGGCAACTTTTGCAGCTTGCCAATATTTTAAAGACATGTACAAAATTTACGAGGACTGGTTACTGGTGATCGCAGCTTACAATTGCGGGGCCGGTAATGTGAATAAGGCGATTAAAAGATCCGGTGGAAAGAAAAACTTCTGGGAAATCATGCATTATTTACCTGCAGAAACCAGGAGCTATGTACCGGCCTTCATTGCAGTTGCTTATGTTATGAATTATTCCCGTGAGCACAACTTGTATCCTGTCTCTCCGGCTTATTCTTATTTTGAGGTGGATACAATTACTGTAAGTAATGCCATTAATTTTAAGGTGTTGTCAAACACATTGGATCTTCCGGTTGATGTCATTTCGTTCTTAAATCCCATCTACAAAAAGAATATTATTCCCGATGTAGGTTCAGATTATATTTTAAGATTGCCTACCAATAAAATGGCTATCTTCATGTCTAGTCAGGAGAGTATAATGGCACAATCTCTCCCACCGGCTCGCCCGGTGATGCCTGTTTATGCCGGCAGAAGGAGTTCGAGAGATGCTGCTGATGAAGGCAGTACAGCCTATGAAACCATCACAAAGCGTGTTAAGAAAGTGCATACTGTCCGTCGTGGAGAAAATCTTGGGGTGATAGCAGGTAAATATGATATGTCGGTACAGCAAGTGAAAAAGATGAATCGTTTAAAGTCAAGTACCTTGCGTTCAGGACAGAAATTAAGTGTTTATGCTTATGTGAAGACGAAGGTCCCGGTAAAATCGGCTCCTGCAGTAGAAGTTGCTGTGAAGAAGGATACCGATGCTCATGATTCCGCCAATGTGAATCGTGCTATAAACGGAGAAGAATCTGCTGATCAACAAAGTCAGGCTCAGGTTTCTGCAGATACAGATGACAACGAAAGAGTGGTGGAGACCTCTCCGAGATATATTTATCATGTTGTACAACCAGGAGATACTTTGTGGAATATTGCTAAACGCTATGAAGGTGTAACTGTTGAGATGATCAAGGATATCAATAATCTGAATAATGCTACTCTCAAGCTGGGTACAAAGTTGAAAGTCATTGTAAACAGTTAA
- a CDS encoding thioredoxin fold domain-containing protein, with the protein MEYPAPQLDAPTFLELMKSEKPVLVDFYATWCEPCNYLDEILTALEIRLGTKATIMKLDVDEQTELSQHFQIRSVPTLMIFKNGELKWRMAGFKMVHELEEEIIKFI; encoded by the coding sequence ATGGAATACCCCGCTCCACAACTTGATGCACCTACCTTTCTGGAATTAATGAAATCGGAAAAACCGGTACTGGTAGACTTTTATGCTACCTGGTGTGAGCCCTGCAATTATCTGGATGAAATTCTTACGGCGCTGGAAATTCGTCTGGGTACAAAGGCGACCATCATGAAGCTGGATGTAGATGAACAAACGGAATTGTCACAGCATTTTCAGATCAGGAGTGTCCCCACCTTGATGATCTTCAAAAACGGGGAACTGAAGTGGCGAATGGCTGGCTTCAAGATGGTACATGAACTTGAGGAAGAAATTATAAAGTTTATTTAG
- a CDS encoding polysaccharide biosynthesis protein, producing the protein MRALAGQTAIYGLSSIVGRLLNYLLVPLYTRIFAPAEYGVVSEFYAYITFLMVVYALGMETAFFHFSNKKERHENVYGNGLTTLLCTTGFFTIILLLFSTPIASALGYPDHADYVRWFAWILAFDTLSTLPFARLRQQNKAMRFALIKLLGIFINIGLNLFFLLVLPSLQNNPAPAVSGIGYVFIANLVASGVTLLFLLPELRLMKGGSFSFPLVKEMLIYGFPLLIAGFAGMINETLDRAILKYLITDKSIAMQQLGIYSACYKLSILMTLFVQTFRYAADPFYFSQHHKENSKLLFARVMNYFVLAGCFIFLGVMFYMDIIKHFIGEQYHGGLNVVPILLAANLFLGIYLNMSIWYKLSGKTGYGAWLSILGALITIVFNLWLIPEMGFTGAAWATFICYTSMMLLSYLKGQQVFPVPYEIGKLVFMMGSAALFWQIFEQGKIYFPLNMYAWWGISAVILFTYFGSMWRYLGGKEQLPLFKRKK; encoded by the coding sequence ATGCGCGCCCTGGCCGGGCAAACAGCTATTTATGGATTAAGCAGCATCGTAGGGAGGCTTCTCAACTACCTGCTCGTCCCGTTGTATACCCGCATTTTCGCACCTGCTGAATACGGTGTGGTGTCGGAGTTTTATGCTTACATCACTTTTCTGATGGTCGTGTATGCATTGGGAATGGAAACTGCATTTTTCCATTTCTCCAATAAAAAAGAGCGTCATGAAAATGTATATGGCAATGGGCTCACCACCCTACTTTGTACAACCGGCTTCTTCACCATCATTCTATTGCTGTTTTCGACTCCGATTGCAAGCGCCCTCGGTTATCCGGATCATGCCGATTATGTACGTTGGTTTGCCTGGATACTTGCCTTCGACACCCTATCGACATTACCCTTCGCCAGATTACGACAACAAAATAAAGCCATGCGCTTTGCACTCATTAAGCTGCTTGGAATTTTTATTAATATAGGATTGAATCTTTTCTTCTTATTGGTCTTGCCTTCTCTTCAGAATAACCCTGCTCCCGCTGTTTCAGGTATTGGATATGTCTTTATCGCAAACCTGGTGGCCAGTGGAGTCACCCTGCTTTTCCTCCTCCCCGAATTGCGATTGATGAAAGGCGGTTCCTTTAGTTTTCCCCTCGTAAAGGAAATGCTCATTTACGGTTTTCCGCTCCTGATTGCAGGCTTTGCGGGGATGATCAATGAAACTTTAGACAGGGCAATTCTAAAATATCTGATCACTGATAAATCCATCGCGATGCAGCAGTTAGGAATATACAGTGCCTGTTACAAGCTCAGCATACTCATGACACTTTTCGTACAGACGTTCCGTTATGCGGCTGATCCCTTTTATTTTTCACAACATCATAAAGAAAACAGTAAGCTGCTTTTCGCCCGGGTGATGAATTATTTTGTCCTGGCGGGATGTTTTATATTTCTTGGTGTCATGTTCTACATGGACATCATTAAACACTTCATCGGCGAGCAATATCATGGAGGATTAAATGTGGTTCCTATTCTGCTTGCCGCAAATCTTTTCCTTGGCATTTACCTCAACATGAGCATCTGGTATAAACTAAGCGGCAAGACCGGTTATGGCGCCTGGTTGTCGATACTCGGGGCATTGATAACGATTGTTTTTAACTTATGGCTCATTCCTGAGATGGGCTTTACTGGTGCAGCGTGGGCTACCTTTATTTGCTATACTTCGATGATGCTTTTATCCTACTTAAAAGGACAGCAGGTTTTTCCGGTTCCCTATGAAATCGGTAAATTAGTATTCATGATGGGGAGTGCGGCGCTCTTTTGGCAAATCTTTGAGCAAGGTAAAATTTATTTCCCGTTGAATATGTACGCATGGTGGGGAATAAGTGCTGTCATCTTATTTACTTATTTCGGAAGCATGTGGAGATATCTTGGAGGGAAAGAGCAACTGCCGCTCTTCAAGAGAAAAAAATAA